The following proteins are encoded in a genomic region of Deltaproteobacteria bacterium RBG_16_64_85:
- a CDS encoding superoxide dismutase: MTHNLPPLPYAFDALEPYIDAKTMEIHHDKHHGAYVNNLNKALEGHPELQKLPVEDLLARIGKVPEAVRTAVRNNGGGHLNHSMFWKIMKKGGGGEPSGDLADAIKNTFGSFGDFKKTFTQSATSRFGSGWAWLLVRGGKLTVESTANQDNPIIDGGMAVFGLDVWEHAYYLKYQNRRPEYIEAWWNTVNWAQVADNFAQAKA, from the coding sequence ATGACGCACAATTTGCCGCCGCTCCCATACGCCTTCGACGCGCTCGAGCCGTACATCGACGCGAAGACGATGGAGATTCACCACGACAAGCACCACGGGGCGTATGTCAACAATCTCAATAAGGCTCTCGAAGGCCATCCTGAGCTTCAAAAGCTTCCGGTCGAGGATCTGCTCGCACGGATCGGCAAAGTGCCGGAGGCCGTACGTACCGCCGTGCGCAACAACGGCGGCGGCCATTTGAATCATTCCATGTTCTGGAAGATCATGAAAAAGGGCGGCGGCGGTGAGCCGTCGGGGGATCTGGCCGACGCCATCAAGAATACGTTTGGCAGCTTCGGGGATTTCAAGAAAACATTCACCCAGTCCGCGACGTCGCGATTCGGGTCCGGTTGGGCGTGGTTGCTGGTCCGTGGAGGGAAGCTCACCGTCGAGTCTACCGCAAACCAGGACAATCCCATCATCGACGGCGGCATGGCGGTCTTCGGCCTCGACGTCTGGGAGCACGCCTATTACTTGAAGTATCAGAACCGACGACCCGAGTACATCGAGGCGTGGTGGAACACCGTCAATTGGGCGCAGGTCGCGGACAACTTCGCGCAGGCCAAGGCGTAA